The DNA window TATACCGCTCCGACAGTTTCACCGCAGCCTCAATAGCTTCGGGGGTGTAGTTTACGTGGTGGTGCTCTTCGTACTTATCCTTGATGTTGTTCAGGATTTCGATGGTTTCGTCAATCGACGTAGCATCGACCATCACCATCTGGAAACGACGGGCCAGGGCACCATCTTTCTCGATATACTGACGGTATTCGTCCAGCGTTGTGGCACCAATGCATTGAATGTCGCCACGGGCCAGCGCAGGCTTGAACATGTTCGACGCATCGAGCGAACCCGACGCACCGCCCGCACCCACGATGGTGTGCAGCTCGTCGATAAACAGAATCACTTCGGGCGACTTTTCCAGCTCGTTCATCACGGCCTTCATGCGCTCTTCAAACTGACCCCGGTATTTCGTACCAGCTACCAGCGATGCGAGATCCAGCGTAACGACGCGCTTGCCAAACAGCACCCGCGATACTTTCTTCTGTACGATACGCAGGGCCAGTCCTTCGGCAATAGCCGTCTTACCAACGCCCGGCTCACCAATCAGAATCGGGTTGTTTTTCTTACGGCGGCTCAGGATCTGAGCCACACGCTCAATTTCTTTTTCACGACCAACGATCGGGTCCAGCTTACCGACTTCAGCCAGTTTGGTCAGATCACGGCCGAAGTTATCGAGAACAGGTGTCCGCGACTTTTCCGTCCCTTTCGGATCTTTACCTGAACCGCTGCTGCCGCCACCGCTAAACATGCTGCGTTCGTTATCGTCATCATCGGTTTCGGGGCCCATCACAGGACGGCTTCCGGAGGATTGATATTCCAGCATCTCCTTGATGATTTCGTAGTTAACATTAAACTTATTCAGAATCTGCGTCGCAACGTGATCTTCGTCGCGCAGAATAGACAGCAGGAGATGTTCCGTACCGATCAGTGGGCTCTTAAATATTTTGGCTTCCAGATACGTGATCTTCAGCGTCTTCTCCGACTGACGGGTCAGCGGGATATTCGCCAGATTCTTCACGTTGTTAGTGGCCGTTCCTTTCGTCGCCTGCTCAACGGTTACCCGGAGTTCATCGAGTGAGATACCAAGTTTTTTCAGCAATCCCACTGCTACACCTTCGCCTTCACGGATCATACCCAGCAGCAGGTGCTCTGTGCCGATATAATCGTGGCCTAAGCGCAAGGCTTCTTCCCGGCTCAGCGAGATAACTTCCTTAACGCGGTTTGAGAATTTTGCTTCCATTCGATTTTAGGGTCTCCTAAGGTAAGCGTAATAGTAATTTAACGTAGAGTTTCCAGGATTTGTTCACCTACGGCCAGTGCCTTTCTAAGGGTTCTACCGGCTGTTTGCTGCCCAAAAAGTGCTGGTCGGTGCCAGCAGACAAATCGGGCGATTCACGACTTACCAAGTACTCACGAGCGGCCGGCCCCTGGCAAAACAAAAGATCGACGCCACTCAGATTGGGTACAAAATCAGGACCAAAGTTCTGCATATACGGCACCGAACGCCCAAACAGATGCTCATAAGCCCGGTTTTGCGGACTAAGCCTTGACCGGGCGTCAAACTGACCCGGTTCAGGCTCTGTCTGGTACCATTCTGTCAGGCTCACTGTTGTCTTTATCTGGAACAATTTCAGACAAATTGTCAGCAACTCCCAGTTAAGGTCGAACAGAAACGTCCAGTTACGTTCGTAGATCGGCGCTAGCTCGGGCGCGTAATACTCGAAGAACGGCGACCGGGCGTAGGCGGCTGTCAGTGTGCGCCAGTGTTGCTGCTGCCAGCGCTGCTCCGTATCGATCCGCAGATCACGGATGGGCAGATGATGGGTACCGCGCAACACCGGCACAGTCAGGGCTTCAACCTTGTTGGCCGTCCGAACGTAGCACCGATTTCGGTAACTTTGCTTTTGATAGTGCTCCTTCGCTTCAATACTGACCCGCTCAAACTGCTGTATACCCGCCAGATAGTCTAGACAGGGCAGGTACTGCAACTCGATCAGCAGTTCAGTCTTTTGATTCGACAATTGGTATTTTTCCAATAGAAACGA is part of the Spirosoma rhododendri genome and encodes:
- a CDS encoding WbqC family protein, which codes for MEKYQLSNQKTELLIELQYLPCLDYLAGIQQFERVSIEAKEHYQKQSYRNRCYVRTANKVEALTVPVLRGTHHLPIRDLRIDTEQRWQQQHWRTLTAAYARSPFFEYYAPELAPIYERNWTFLFDLNWELLTICLKLFQIKTTVSLTEWYQTEPEPGQFDARSRLSPQNRAYEHLFGRSVPYMQNFGPDFVPNLSGVDLLFCQGPAAREYLVSRESPDLSAGTDQHFLGSKQPVEPLERHWP